One stretch of Prunus persica cultivar Lovell chromosome G1, Prunus_persica_NCBIv2, whole genome shotgun sequence DNA includes these proteins:
- the LOC18791646 gene encoding MDIS1-interacting receptor like kinase 2: MTSFTSAKLCFLPYCLVIFLFVSSPNWVAFPSATSTSHTEAEALLKWKASFFPNQALNNLTWYDLPTHNINATNSSSTNPKPRTSPCTWTGVSCNSARSVNKIELVNRGLQGTLHEFSFLSFPNLEYLNLTSNKLFDAIPPQISNLSKLHHLDLSQNQFSGRIPPEICLLRNLKFLHLSWNNLLGEIPKEIGNLKSLVNLELSHNNLSGAIPPNIGNLINLNTLYLHNNQLSGLIPKEIGNLKSLVNLDLGNNQLNGSIPASFSNLSNLEILFLRDNQLSGSIPQELENLKNLILLKLDTNQLSGYLPRNICQGGKLTNLSVHTNYFTGPIPKSLKNCKGLFRVRLEQNLLTSNISEDFGVYPNLDFMDMSHNNLYGEISHNWGQCPNLKTLRMARNNLIGSIPPEIGNATKIHVLDLSSNHLVGLIPREFRKLSSLERLMLNGNQLSGRIPSEFGSLTDLDYLDLSTNKFSDSIPSILGDLLKLYHLNLSNNKLSQAIPLQLGKLVQLNELDLSHNSLEGSIPSAMSNVKSLLTLNLSYNNLSGSIPSSFEEMHGLSYVDISYNHLEGPLPNIKAFQEAPPERLEGNKGLCGKVGALLPPYNAHGSKKDHKVISVLAVFVLLSALFIIVFLIMQRKKKHQDTKQNHMHGEISFSVLNFDGKSMYEEIIRATKDFDSIYCIGNGGHGSVYRVNFSSGDVVAVKKLHMLWDGETKFQKEFLNEVRALSEIRHRNIVKLYGFCEHKRHSFLVYEYLERGSLAVMLSKNEEAKELGWSKRVNIVKGLAHALSYMHHDCLPPIVHRDISSKNILLDSEYEACVSDFGTAKFLRATPPICP, encoded by the coding sequence ATGACATCTTTCACTTCCGCTAAACTATGCTTCCTCCCTTATTGCCTTGTCATCTTCTTGTTTGTTTCATCACCAAATTGGGTTGCTTTTCCTTCTGCTACTTCTACTTCTCATACTGAGGCAGAGGCTCTTCTCAAATGGAAAGCCAgcttctttccaaatcaagccCTCAATAACCTCACCTGGTACGACCTTCCCACTCATAATATTAATGCCACCAATTCTTCCAGCACCAATCCAAAACCAAGAACAAGCCCATGCACTTGGACTGGTGTTTCATGCAACTCAGCTAGAAGTGTCAACAAGATAGAGCTTGTCAATAGGGGTTTACAAGGTACGCTACATGAGTTTTCATTCTTGTCCTTCCCTAATCTTGAATATCTTAACCTCACCTCCAACAAACTCTTTGATGCCATCCCACCTCAAATCAGTAACCTCTCCAAACTCCACCATCTTGATCTCTCCCAGAATCAGTTCTCTGGGAGAATCCCACCTGAAATTTGTCTCCTGAGAAATCTTAAgtttcttcatctctcttgGAATAACTTGTTGGGGGAAATTCCTAAAGAGATAGGGAACTTGAAATCTCTTGTAAATTTAGAGTTGTCCCACAACAATTTAAGTGGTGCCATCCCTCCAAATATTGGTAACTTAATAAACCTAAACACTTTGTACTTGCATAACAATCAACTTTCTGGTTTGATTCCCAAGGAGATAGGGAACTTGAAATCTCTTGTAAATCTAGACTTGGGCAATAATCAACTCAATGGTTCAATTCCAGCCTCATTTTCTAACTTGAGCAACTTGGAGATCTTATTCCTACGTGATAACCAACTTTCCGGCTCCATTCCCCAAGAGTTAGAGAATCTCAAGAATTTGATTCTCCTGAAGTTGGATACAAACCAATTGTCTGGTTATTTGCCTCGAAATATCTGCCAAGGTGGAAAACTCACAAACTTGTCAGTACACACAAACTATTTTACTGGTCCAATCCCCAAAAGCTTGAAAAATTGCAAGGGCTTATTCAGAGTTCGTCTTGAGCAAAACCTATTGACAAGCAATATATCTGAAGACTTCGGTGTTTATCCGAATCTTGATTTTATGGATATGAGCCACAACAACTTGTATGGAGAAATCTCTCACAATTGGGGACAATGCCCAAATTTGAAAACCCTGCGAATGGCAAGAAACAACCTTATTGGTAGCATCCCACCTGAGATAGGCAACGCAACCAAAATTCATGTGCTGGACCTTTCTTCAAATCATTTAGTTGGGTTGATCCCAAGAGAATTCAGGAAGTTGTCTTCTTTGGAGAGATTGATGTTGAATGGAAATCAACTTTCAGGTCGTATACCCTCTGAATTCGGATCATTGACTGATCTTGATTATCTTGACTTGTCAACAAATAAATTCAGTGACTCAATTCCCAGCATTCTAGGTGACTTGCTCAAATTATACCATCTGAATTTGAGCAACAACAAGTTATCTCAAGCAATTCCACTTCAGTTGGGGAAGTTAGTTCAATTGAACGAGCTGGATTTAAGCCATAACTCTCTTGAAGGTAGCATACCATCAGCAATGAGTAATGTGAAGAGTTTGTTGACGCTCAATCTTTCCTACAACAATCTTTCGGGTTCCATACCATCAAGTTTCGAAGAGATGCACGGCTTGTCGTACGTTGACATATCCTACAATCACTTGGAAGGTCCCCTTCCCAACATCAAGGCATTTCAGGAAGCTCCGCCAGAAAGATTGGAAGGGAACAAAGGATTGTGTGGCAAAGTTGGAGCTCTGCTACCACCCTACAATGCACATGGCTCAAAAAAGGACCACAAGGTCATATCTGTTCTAGCAGTATTTGTACTTCTATCTGCTCTCTTTATAATTGTCTTTCTAATAatgcaaagaaagaagaagcatcAAGATACTAAACAAAACCACATGCATGGAGAAATTTCCTTTtcagttttaaattttgatggaAAATCAATGTATGAGGAAATCATAAGGGCAACAAAAGATTTTGATTCCATATACTGCATTGGGAATGGAGGACATGGAAGCGTCTACAGGGTGAATTTTTCATCTGGAGATGTAGTGGCCGTGAAGAAACTCCATATGCTATGGGATGGCGAGACAAAATTTCAGAAGGAGTTCTTGAATGAAGTAAGGGCACTCAGTGAGATAAGACATCGAAATATTGTGAAGCTCTATGGTTTCTGCGAACATAAACGACACTCGTTTTTGGTGTATGAGTATCTTGAAAGAGGTAGCTTGGCCGTAATGTTGAGCAAAAATGAAGAAGCTAAAGAGTTGGGGTGGAGTAAAAGAGTGAATATTGTTAAAGGCTTAGCTCATGCCTTGTCTTACATGCACCACGATTGCCTGCCACCGATTGTACATCGTGACATCTCAAGCAAGAACATTTTGTTGGATTCTGAATATGAGGCATGTGTTTCAGACTTTGGCACAGCTAAGTTtttaagagcaactccacccatttgcccttag